A window of Tautonia plasticadhaerens contains these coding sequences:
- the uvrA gene encoding excinuclease ABC subunit UvrA produces the protein MASSDIVIRGAREHNLRDVSLELPRGCLICFTGVSGSGKSSLAFDTLYAEGQRRYVESLSSYARQFLGQLPKPDVDRIDGLSPSISIQQKTGGRNPRSTVGTITEIHDHLRVLFARVGRQHCPSCGRPVAAQTREQIVARLLELPPGTNLMVLAPVVRGQKGEHRDRFAELSRAGYVRARVDGRLVTLSDPPSLDRQVKHDVEVVIDRVKLGPSSRSRLGEAVEAALRLGDETVIAAAEDQTDLVLSSRYACASCGIGFDAPSPQLFSFNSPQGMCASCDGLGVRHDFDPALLVPDPARSVWDGAIAPIGPVKKLGKWRRHLYEGFAANVEAADGLKAGTLLKTPWEGLTPEHRHAWLSGTGDRVIVYRWRNRGRHWSHAGTWAGIATELLEKYRGSQGGPHRAALEPYMRSLTCPECSGARLNARARSVLVGDRSLPGLESMDLGSLCRWFDALAGQGEGGGEGLPGPLDPLSRTIAEELLKEIRGRLRFLTDVGLDYLTLDRSAPTLSGGEAQRIRLASQVGAGLVGVLYILDEPSIGLHPRDNERLIATLERLRDIGNTVVVVEHDEDTMRAADLIVDFGPGPGVKGGQVVARGDLASVSGNPRSVTGQYLSGRKSIAVPERRRGPSDRALRVVGARQNNLKGVDVDLPIGRFVCVTGVSGSGKSSLVGDILRDSLARDLNGANTEPGLHDRIEGIEHLDKIIDIDQSPIGRTPRSNASTYIKLFDEIRDLYTKLPDAKTRGYKPGRFSFNVPGGRCEACEGNGSNKLEMDFLADVWVTCPVCEGRRFNRETLHCRFKGKSISDVLEMDVQEALEHFANVPKIGAMLRTLHDVGLDYLKLGQPSPTLSGGEAQRIKLARELVKKGTGKTLYVLDEPTTGLHFEDIRRLLDVLQGFVEQGNTVVVIEHNLDVIKTADWVIDLGPEGGSGGGTIVAQGTPEDVAAVPESHTGRSLSRILAGVPGLPSPSKNGKPRGKGGRGRSAAELKEISIEGASQHNLKGIDVRIPRNRMTVCSGPSGSGKSSLAMDTLYAEGQRRYVESLSSYARQFLSPLQKPKVERVTGLSPAISIEQKTTSKSPRSTVGTVTEIHDYLRILYARLGHMHCPGCGTPVGTQTSDEIVEKILHHPEGTRIFIMAPVDRKEGDDYALLWDDLRGSGFARVRVDGVSHSLDDPPTLNRRESHRVEVVVDRAIVRRSTRSRLADAVESALDLGRGVIHVARAGDEEDESRWPVRRFSQHRSCDGCGRSFEELSPHHFSFNSPLGWCPSCEGLGVQHGADPAALIPDGRKSLRGGAVVAWPSFDENPMFARTIDALAAGLGIDLDAPFDDLEARHRRMILHGSGPTWFDVPASADSPGFRFQYKGLFPALEEAGRLSYLYRAKLRGMVAEASCSTCMGGRLRDDAAAVRFKDFTIDQVGNWPLGRTHAFFKGLKLSGDERHIAGDLIREIRDRLKFLVDVGLDYLSLSRSAPTLSGGESQRIRLASQIGSGLTGVLYVLDEPTIGLHPRDNARLLGALTHLRDLGNTLVLVEHDREVIEAADHLVDFGPGSGDDGGRVTASGPPSKVRRSTKSLTGRYLGGKLGIPVPSNRRPCDGPSLVIRNARQHNLKGVDVAFPIGAVTVVTGVSGSGKSSLVEDILMKACAQHLHRAQVSPGRHDAIEGLDRLDKVIGVDQTPIGGTPNSTPATYTGAFDLMRDLFARLPESKIRGYGPGRFSFNVPGGRCEACEGAGQKRIEMHFLPDVWVSCDSCGGKRYTAETLAVTYRGKSIADVLEMKVDSALELFAAVPKLRRVLQTLHDVGLGYVPLGQAAPTLSGGEAQRIKLAAELSRPQTGRTLYVLDEPTTGLHADDVRKLLDVIHRLSDLGNTVVIIEHNLDVIKTADWVVDIGPEAGEAGGSVVSIGPPEVIASSKRSLTGAVLGPVLDAGPVADRPRFDPVAAARRELDEARKAAETLGESEAVAPPWESDGRRWHTRDRLTRTGKAARWDGRVLEFAIDRIAEVGGFPGPDWSKRTLVRVPGPASMDGAPPFLEASTGHEWVLTLRFRVPSGAGYAPSRIQESLGLEPFDRLPTPVLSDLPRVSLGFASPDYGEVVLAAHSAEELCTPEFEALIRGLADAYLGKGSADPWADSKARMRTLLGGSARR, from the coding sequence ATGGCCAGCTCCGACATCGTGATCCGGGGTGCCCGAGAGCACAATCTCCGCGACGTGTCGCTGGAGCTGCCCCGGGGTTGCTTGATCTGCTTCACGGGCGTCTCGGGGTCGGGCAAGAGCTCCCTGGCCTTCGACACGCTGTATGCGGAGGGGCAGCGGCGCTACGTCGAAAGCCTCTCCAGCTACGCCCGGCAGTTCCTCGGCCAGCTCCCCAAGCCCGACGTCGACCGGATCGACGGCCTGAGCCCCTCGATCTCGATCCAGCAGAAGACCGGCGGCCGGAACCCCCGGAGCACCGTCGGCACGATCACGGAGATCCACGACCACCTCCGCGTCCTCTTCGCGAGGGTGGGGCGGCAGCACTGCCCCTCCTGCGGCCGGCCGGTGGCGGCCCAGACGAGGGAGCAGATCGTCGCCCGGCTGCTGGAGCTCCCCCCCGGGACGAACCTGATGGTGCTCGCCCCGGTGGTCCGGGGCCAGAAGGGGGAGCACCGCGACCGCTTCGCCGAGCTCTCCCGGGCGGGGTACGTCCGGGCCCGGGTCGACGGCCGGCTCGTCACCCTGTCCGACCCCCCGAGCCTCGACCGCCAGGTCAAGCACGACGTGGAGGTCGTCATCGACCGCGTCAAGCTCGGCCCGTCGAGCCGATCCCGGCTGGGGGAAGCGGTCGAGGCGGCGTTGCGGCTGGGGGACGAGACGGTGATCGCCGCGGCGGAGGATCAAACGGATCTCGTCCTCTCGTCCCGCTACGCCTGCGCCTCCTGCGGCATTGGCTTCGACGCGCCGAGCCCTCAACTGTTCAGCTTCAACAGCCCGCAGGGGATGTGCGCGTCGTGCGACGGGCTGGGCGTCCGCCACGATTTCGACCCGGCCCTGCTCGTGCCCGACCCGGCCCGATCGGTCTGGGACGGGGCGATCGCCCCGATCGGGCCGGTGAAGAAGCTGGGGAAGTGGAGGCGCCACCTGTACGAGGGCTTCGCCGCCAACGTCGAGGCCGCCGACGGCCTGAAGGCGGGCACGCTGCTCAAAACCCCCTGGGAGGGGCTGACCCCGGAGCATCGACACGCCTGGCTCTCCGGCACCGGCGACCGGGTGATCGTCTACCGCTGGCGGAACCGGGGGAGGCACTGGTCGCACGCCGGGACTTGGGCGGGCATCGCCACGGAGCTGCTGGAGAAGTACCGGGGCAGCCAGGGCGGCCCGCATCGCGCCGCCCTGGAACCCTACATGAGGAGCCTGACCTGCCCCGAGTGCTCCGGCGCCCGGCTCAACGCCCGGGCCCGATCGGTGCTCGTCGGCGATCGATCCCTCCCCGGGCTGGAGTCGATGGATCTGGGCTCCCTCTGCCGGTGGTTCGACGCCCTGGCCGGGCAGGGGGAAGGAGGAGGGGAGGGCCTCCCCGGCCCCCTGGACCCCCTCTCCCGGACCATCGCCGAGGAGTTGCTCAAGGAGATCCGGGGCCGGCTCCGGTTCCTGACCGACGTGGGGCTCGATTACCTGACGCTCGACCGATCGGCCCCGACCCTCTCCGGGGGAGAGGCCCAGCGGATCCGGCTGGCCAGCCAGGTCGGCGCGGGGCTCGTCGGGGTGCTCTACATCCTGGACGAGCCGTCGATCGGCCTCCACCCCCGGGACAACGAGCGGCTGATCGCCACCCTCGAGCGGCTCCGGGACATCGGCAACACCGTCGTCGTCGTCGAGCACGACGAGGACACGATGCGGGCCGCCGACCTCATCGTCGACTTCGGCCCCGGCCCGGGGGTCAAGGGCGGCCAGGTCGTGGCCCGGGGGGATCTGGCCTCGGTCTCGGGGAACCCCCGGAGCGTGACGGGGCAGTACCTCTCGGGGCGGAAGTCGATCGCCGTGCCCGAGCGGAGGAGGGGGCCGTCGGATCGGGCCCTGCGGGTCGTCGGCGCCCGCCAGAACAACCTGAAGGGGGTGGACGTCGACCTCCCGATCGGCCGGTTCGTCTGCGTGACGGGCGTCTCGGGGTCGGGGAAAAGCTCTCTGGTCGGCGACATCCTCCGGGACTCGCTCGCCCGCGACCTCAACGGCGCGAACACCGAGCCCGGCCTGCACGACCGGATCGAGGGGATCGAGCACCTCGACAAGATCATCGACATCGACCAGTCCCCCATCGGCCGGACCCCCCGCTCCAACGCGTCGACTTATATCAAGCTGTTCGACGAGATCCGGGACCTCTACACGAAGCTGCCCGACGCCAAGACCCGGGGCTACAAGCCCGGCCGGTTCAGCTTCAACGTCCCCGGCGGCCGCTGCGAGGCGTGCGAGGGGAACGGCTCGAACAAGCTGGAGATGGACTTCCTCGCCGACGTCTGGGTCACCTGCCCGGTCTGCGAGGGGAGGCGGTTCAACCGGGAGACCTTGCACTGCCGGTTCAAGGGCAAGAGCATCAGCGACGTGCTGGAAATGGACGTCCAAGAGGCGCTGGAGCACTTCGCCAACGTCCCGAAGATCGGGGCGATGCTGCGGACCCTGCACGACGTCGGCCTCGATTACCTGAAGCTCGGCCAGCCTTCCCCCACGCTCTCCGGGGGCGAGGCGCAGCGGATCAAGCTCGCCCGGGAGCTGGTGAAGAAGGGGACGGGCAAGACGCTCTACGTGCTCGACGAGCCGACGACCGGCCTGCATTTCGAGGACATCCGCCGCCTGCTCGACGTCCTGCAAGGTTTCGTCGAGCAGGGGAACACGGTGGTGGTCATCGAGCACAACCTCGACGTGATCAAGACCGCCGATTGGGTCATCGACCTCGGCCCGGAAGGCGGCTCCGGAGGCGGGACGATCGTGGCCCAGGGGACGCCGGAGGACGTGGCCGCCGTCCCCGAGAGCCACACCGGGCGGTCGCTCTCCCGGATCCTGGCCGGGGTCCCCGGGCTGCCATCCCCCTCGAAGAACGGCAAGCCGAGGGGCAAGGGGGGCCGGGGCCGGTCGGCGGCCGAACTGAAGGAGATCTCGATCGAGGGGGCCTCGCAGCACAACCTCAAGGGGATCGACGTCCGGATCCCCCGCAACCGGATGACCGTCTGCAGCGGCCCGAGCGGCTCGGGCAAGAGCTCCCTGGCGATGGACACCCTCTACGCCGAGGGGCAGCGGCGCTACGTCGAGAGCCTCTCCAGCTACGCCCGACAGTTCCTCTCACCGTTGCAGAAGCCGAAGGTCGAGCGCGTCACCGGCCTCTCCCCGGCCATCAGCATCGAGCAGAAGACCACGAGCAAGAGCCCGAGGTCGACCGTCGGCACCGTCACCGAGATACACGACTACCTGCGCATCCTCTACGCCCGGCTCGGGCACATGCACTGCCCGGGTTGCGGCACCCCGGTCGGCACGCAGACCTCCGACGAGATCGTCGAGAAGATCCTCCACCACCCCGAGGGGACCCGGATCTTCATCATGGCCCCGGTCGACCGCAAGGAGGGGGACGACTACGCCCTGCTCTGGGACGACCTCCGCGGATCCGGCTTCGCCCGCGTCCGGGTCGACGGCGTCTCCCACAGCCTGGACGACCCGCCGACGCTCAACCGACGGGAGTCGCACCGGGTCGAGGTGGTCGTCGACCGCGCGATCGTCCGCCGGTCGACCCGTTCCCGGCTGGCCGACGCGGTCGAGTCGGCCCTCGACCTGGGCCGGGGCGTGATCCACGTCGCGAGGGCCGGCGACGAGGAGGACGAGTCCCGGTGGCCGGTACGGCGGTTCAGCCAGCACCGCTCCTGCGACGGCTGCGGCCGGAGCTTCGAGGAGCTCTCGCCGCACCACTTCTCCTTCAACAGCCCCCTCGGCTGGTGCCCGTCGTGCGAGGGGCTCGGCGTCCAGCACGGCGCCGACCCGGCCGCGTTGATCCCCGACGGCCGCAAGAGCCTCCGGGGCGGGGCCGTCGTCGCCTGGCCGTCGTTCGACGAGAACCCGATGTTCGCCCGGACGATCGACGCGCTGGCGGCCGGGCTCGGCATCGACCTCGACGCCCCCTTCGACGACCTGGAGGCCCGGCACCGCCGGATGATCCTCCACGGCTCCGGCCCGACCTGGTTCGACGTACCGGCCTCGGCCGACTCGCCCGGCTTCCGGTTCCAGTACAAGGGCCTCTTCCCGGCCCTGGAGGAGGCGGGGCGGCTGTCCTACCTCTACCGCGCCAAGCTGCGGGGGATGGTCGCCGAGGCCTCCTGCTCGACCTGCATGGGCGGGCGGCTCCGCGACGACGCGGCGGCGGTCCGCTTCAAGGACTTCACGATCGACCAGGTGGGCAACTGGCCGCTCGGCCGGACCCACGCCTTCTTCAAGGGGCTCAAGCTCTCGGGGGACGAGCGGCACATCGCCGGGGACCTCATCCGGGAGATCCGGGACCGCCTGAAGTTCCTCGTCGACGTGGGGCTCGACTACCTCTCCCTCTCCCGATCGGCCCCCACCCTCTCCGGCGGCGAGAGCCAGCGGATCCGGCTGGCCAGCCAGATCGGCAGCGGCCTGACCGGCGTGCTCTACGTGCTCGACGAGCCGACGATCGGCCTGCACCCGAGGGACAACGCCAGGTTGCTCGGGGCGTTGACGCACCTCCGGGATCTGGGCAACACGCTCGTCCTGGTCGAGCACGACCGGGAGGTGATCGAGGCCGCCGACCACCTCGTCGACTTCGGCCCCGGATCCGGGGACGACGGCGGCCGGGTGACGGCCTCGGGCCCGCCGTCGAAGGTCAGGCGGTCGACGAAGTCGCTGACCGGGCGCTACCTCGGGGGGAAGCTCGGCATCCCCGTCCCCTCGAACCGGAGGCCGTGCGACGGCCCGAGCCTGGTCATCCGCAACGCCCGCCAGCACAACCTCAAGGGGGTCGACGTGGCGTTCCCGATCGGCGCGGTGACGGTCGTCACCGGCGTCAGCGGCTCGGGGAAGAGTTCGCTCGTCGAAGACATCCTGATGAAGGCATGCGCCCAGCACCTGCACCGGGCCCAGGTGTCGCCGGGGCGACATGACGCGATCGAGGGGCTCGATCGGCTCGACAAGGTCATCGGCGTGGACCAGACGCCGATCGGCGGGACGCCGAACTCGACCCCCGCCACGTATACCGGCGCCTTCGACCTGATGCGAGACCTGTTCGCCCGGCTCCCCGAGTCGAAGATCCGGGGCTACGGGCCCGGCCGGTTCAGCTTCAACGTCCCCGGCGGCCGCTGCGAGGCCTGCGAGGGGGCCGGGCAGAAGCGGATCGAGATGCACTTCCTGCCCGACGTGTGGGTGAGCTGCGACTCCTGCGGGGGCAAGCGGTACACGGCCGAGACCCTAGCCGTCACCTACCGGGGCAAGTCGATCGCCGACGTGCTGGAGATGAAGGTGGACTCGGCGCTGGAGCTGTTCGCGGCCGTGCCGAAGCTCCGCCGGGTCCTGCAGACGCTGCACGACGTCGGCCTCGGCTACGTGCCGCTCGGCCAGGCGGCGCCGACGCTCTCCGGGGGGGAGGCGCAGCGGATCAAGCTCGCCGCCGAGCTGTCGCGGCCCCAGACCGGCCGGACGCTCTACGTGCTCGACGAGCCGACGACCGGCCTGCACGCCGACGACGTCCGGAAGCTGCTCGACGTGATCCACCGGCTCTCGGATCTGGGGAACACGGTGGTGATCATCGAGCACAACCTCGACGTGATCAAGACCGCCGACTGGGTCGTCGACATCGGGCCCGAGGCGGGGGAGGCGGGGGGCTCGGTCGTCTCGATCGGCCCCCCCGAGGTGATCGCCTCCTCGAAGCGGAGCCTCACGGGGGCGGTCCTCGGCCCGGTGCTCGACGCCGGGCCGGTCGCCGATCGGCCGAGGTTCGACCCGGTCGCCGCCGCCCGTCGGGAATTGGACGAGGCGAGGAAGGCAGCCGAGACGCTGGGCGAGTCCGAGGCCGTCGCCCCTCCCTGGGAATCCGACGGCCGCCGATGGCACACCCGGGACCGGCTCACCCGGACGGGCAAGGCCGCCCGGTGGGACGGCCGGGTCCTGGAGTTCGCGATCGACCGGATCGCCGAGGTCGGCGGATTCCCGGGGCCGGACTGGTCGAAGCGGACGCTCGTCCGGGTGCCGGGGCCGGCCTCGATGGACGGGGCCCCCCCGTTCCTGGAGGCGAGCACCGGGCATGAGTGGGTCCTCACGCTCCGATTCCGCGTGCCGTCGGGTGCCGGATACGCCCCCTCCCGGATCCAGGAGTCGCTCGGCCTGGAGCCGTTCGATCGGCTGCCGACCCCGGTCCTCAGCGACCTGCCCCGGGTCTCGCTCGGGTTCGCCTCCCCCGACTACGGCGAGGTCGTCCTCGCGGCCCACTCCGCGGAGGAGCTTTGCACGCCCGAGTTCGAGGCCCTGATCCGGGGCCTGGCCGACGCCTATCTCGGGAAGGGATCGGCCGACCCCTGGGCCGACTCCAAGGCCCGGATGCGGACGCTGCTGGGCGGGTCGGCCCGGCGATGA
- a CDS encoding GGDEF domain-containing response regulator, producing the protein MKLLVAEDDPFSATLLVDALRRIGYQVKVVADGLEAERTLLGDPGIRLVVSDWVMPGIDGPELCRRMRSRLCPLYTYFILITARTGLDSRLEGYRAGVDDFLCKPLNLDELLARVEIARRILEMQEELVRRSAELEALKQELELRNARLADMAITDALTGLRNRRHFHRLYESNFLIASETGRRLTVILLDVDNFKRYNDTYGHPAGDEVLVGVADELRRNVRDRDLIARYGGEEFVVLLPQGGTMEGIALADRLRRCIADREWPNAPITASFGVATLNPSTPNPTALLDLADRALYASKQGGRNRLTHARALGPRVTPFPPPPSPAPGDGIPAAGAG; encoded by the coding sequence ATGAAGCTCCTCGTCGCCGAAGATGATCCGTTCAGCGCGACGCTGCTCGTCGACGCGTTGCGTCGCATCGGGTACCAGGTCAAGGTGGTGGCCGACGGGCTGGAGGCGGAGCGGACGCTGCTCGGCGACCCGGGGATCCGCCTGGTGGTCTCCGACTGGGTGATGCCGGGCATCGACGGCCCGGAGCTCTGCCGGAGGATGCGCTCCCGGCTCTGCCCGCTCTACACCTATTTCATCCTGATCACCGCCCGGACCGGCCTCGACTCCCGGCTGGAGGGGTATCGGGCCGGCGTCGACGATTTCCTCTGCAAGCCGCTGAACCTCGACGAGCTGCTCGCCCGGGTCGAGATCGCCAGGCGGATCCTGGAGATGCAGGAGGAGCTGGTCCGCCGGTCGGCCGAGCTGGAGGCGTTGAAGCAGGAGCTGGAGCTGCGTAACGCCCGGCTGGCCGACATGGCGATCACCGACGCCCTGACCGGCCTCCGCAACCGTCGGCATTTCCACCGGCTCTACGAGTCGAACTTCCTGATCGCCTCGGAGACCGGCCGGCGGCTGACGGTCATCCTCCTCGATGTGGATAACTTCAAGCGCTACAACGACACCTACGGCCACCCGGCCGGGGACGAGGTCCTGGTCGGGGTCGCGGACGAGCTCCGGCGCAACGTCCGGGACCGCGACCTGATCGCCCGGTATGGCGGGGAGGAGTTCGTCGTCCTGCTCCCCCAGGGGGGGACGATGGAGGGCATCGCCCTGGCCGACCGGCTCCGGCGCTGCATCGCCGATCGGGAGTGGCCCAATGCGCCGATCACGGCGAGCTTCGGCGTGGCCACGCTCAATCCGTCGACCCCGAACCCGACGGCCCTCCTCGACCTGGCCGATCGCGCACTCTACGCCTCGAAGCAGGGCGGGAGGAATCGCCTGACCCACGCCCGGGCGCTTGGCCCCCGGGTGACCCCGTTCCCGCCCCCCCCTTCGCCCGCCCCGGGGGACGGGATCCCGGCGGCCGGGGCCGGCTGA